A section of the Corynebacterium tuberculostearicum genome encodes:
- a CDS encoding aminoacyl-tRNA hydrolase, whose translation MDKFVIAHQRLVEACDSRSWRDDPENPDEPATIQAMQIALNLPKQEPPARTEVLEAAARAVVAVCLDERAGEDGAFAHALGQWYGHRIRKIARRARNKAWRDVQSLPGVTVADRARAFAPSAVGEVDPLIGKLQIGHTDLAYDEPGAPLGDAPVIYVDRSLDMSAGKAAAQVGHGSMMLAAAMSVDEARAWADTGFELSVREVSGEDFRTACAQDGAVVIVDAGFTEIAPDSATVCALRRPIA comes from the coding sequence GTGGATAAGTTTGTAATCGCCCACCAGCGCTTGGTAGAAGCCTGTGATTCGCGTTCGTGGCGCGATGACCCAGAAAATCCTGACGAGCCGGCCACTATCCAAGCGATGCAGATTGCGCTTAACCTGCCAAAGCAGGAGCCGCCGGCGCGCACGGAAGTGCTGGAGGCGGCCGCTCGCGCCGTTGTGGCCGTGTGCTTGGACGAGCGCGCGGGGGAGGACGGGGCCTTCGCCCACGCCCTGGGACAGTGGTATGGCCACCGCATCCGCAAAATCGCCCGCCGGGCGCGCAATAAGGCCTGGCGCGATGTGCAGAGCCTGCCGGGCGTGACTGTGGCGGACCGTGCCCGGGCCTTCGCGCCTTCGGCCGTGGGGGAGGTGGATCCGCTCATCGGCAAGCTGCAGATCGGTCACACTGACCTTGCCTATGATGAGCCGGGAGCCCCGCTTGGCGACGCCCCCGTCATCTACGTCGACCGCAGCCTCGACATGTCTGCCGGCAAGGCCGCAGCGCAGGTGGGCCACGGTTCGATGATGCTCGCCGCGGCGATGTCGGTGGACGAGGCCCGTGCCTGGGCTGACACGGGTTTTGAGCTTTCGGTGCGCGAGGTGTCCGGCGAAGATTTTCGCACCGCCTGCGCGCAGGATGGCGCCGTGGTCATCGTGGACGCCGGGTTCACGGAGATTGCGCCGGACTCGGCTACCGTGTGCGCCCTGCGGCGACCAATCGCTTAA
- the serB gene encoding phosphoserine phosphatase SerB, with amino-acid sequence MGGVSTQADTYAVITTTGPDKPGVSAAFFRVLASYNAALVDVEQAIFSGRITLAAHTRIPRTRAEQIEQGLRNTLSIYGQQVSVDVREEESSARARSTHAVVLMGTEVTAHHVEEVARVLANFDANIDRIRGLSTSPLTGLELFLSLDGSAAPVRQALAELAQQIGIDIAIEPAGLGRRSKRLVCFDCDSTLIQGEVIEMLAAHAGKEEEVAAITARAMRGELDFEESLRERVAVLAGLDASIIDEVAREIQLTPGARETIATLNHIGYRTAVVSGGFIQVLEDLAAEMHLDYVRANTLEITDSKLTGRVTGKVVDRKAKEEFLREFAADSGVGMRQTVAVGDGANDIDMITAAGLGIAFNAKPALQEVADTSVNHRRLDEVLQILGIPAEEVVRG; translated from the coding sequence ATGGGCGGCGTGAGTACCCAAGCTGATACCTATGCCGTTATTACCACCACCGGGCCGGACAAGCCTGGGGTCTCGGCGGCCTTCTTCCGCGTGTTAGCGTCTTATAACGCCGCGCTTGTCGACGTCGAACAGGCCATCTTTTCCGGCCGCATCACCCTTGCTGCCCATACCCGCATTCCCCGTACGCGCGCCGAGCAGATTGAACAAGGTTTGCGCAATACCTTGAGCATCTACGGGCAACAGGTATCCGTGGACGTGAGGGAGGAGGAATCTAGCGCGCGAGCTCGTTCCACGCATGCGGTGGTCCTCATGGGAACGGAAGTCACCGCCCACCACGTCGAGGAGGTCGCCCGAGTATTGGCTAACTTCGATGCCAATATCGATCGCATCCGTGGGCTTTCCACCTCCCCGCTGACCGGCCTGGAGCTGTTCTTGTCCCTCGATGGTTCCGCGGCACCTGTGCGCCAGGCGCTGGCAGAGCTCGCACAGCAGATTGGCATCGACATTGCCATCGAGCCGGCGGGTCTGGGCCGGCGCTCCAAGCGCCTCGTCTGCTTCGACTGCGATAGCACCCTTATCCAAGGTGAGGTCATCGAGATGCTGGCCGCGCACGCCGGCAAGGAGGAAGAGGTCGCCGCCATCACGGCCCGGGCTATGCGCGGCGAGTTGGATTTTGAGGAGTCCCTACGCGAGCGCGTGGCCGTTCTGGCCGGCCTGGATGCTTCCATCATTGATGAGGTAGCCCGCGAGATTCAGCTAACCCCCGGTGCCCGCGAGACCATCGCCACGCTCAACCACATCGGTTATCGCACCGCTGTGGTCTCCGGTGGGTTCATCCAAGTTCTAGAGGACCTAGCCGCAGAAATGCACTTAGACTACGTCCGCGCCAATACCTTGGAGATCACCGATAGCAAGCTCACCGGCCGCGTAACCGGCAAGGTGGTTGATCGCAAGGCCAAGGAGGAATTCCTGCGGGAGTTCGCCGCGGATTCCGGAGTGGGCATGCGCCAGACGGTCGCCGTGGGCGACGGCGCCAATGACATCGATATGATTACCGCCGCGGGGCTGGGCATCGCCTTTAACGCTAAGCCGGCTCTGCAAGAAGTGGCGGATACCTCGGTGAACCACCGGCGGCTGGATGAGGTACTACAGATCTTGGGAATCCCGGCCGAGGAGGTTGTTCGTGGATAA
- the ctaD gene encoding aa3-type cytochrome oxidase subunit I, translated as MTAVAPRVDDYVAPTRPEPTGNAKTGSKAWVFLTTTDHKQLGIMYLIMSFSFFFLGGFMALLIRAELFTPGLQFLSNEQFNQLFTMHGTVMLLLFATPVVWGFGNYILPLQIGAPDVAFPRLNAFGFWVTLLGGTVMLLGFVTPGGAADFGWTMYMPLADGVHTPGIGADMWIVGVGATGVGTIASAVNMITTILTLRAPGMTMFRLPVFSWAVFTASAIVLMIFPLLTAAALGVLYDRKLGGHIYDSANGGGILWQHLFWFFGHPEVYVLALPFFGVVSEVVPVFSRKPVFGYIGLVFALLAIGSLSMAVWAHHMFVTGAILLPFFSFMTFLIAVPTGVKFFNWVGTMWKGHITWDTPMIFAMGFMATFLFGGMTGVMLASPALDFHLAESYFLIAHFHYTLFGTVVFSAFAGLYFWFPKMTGRMLDERLGKIHFWLTFIGFHGTFLVQHWVGNMGMPRRYADYLESDGFTVFNQISTIFSFVLGASVIPLVWNVFKSWRYGEIVTVDDPWGYGNSLEWATSCPPPRHNFVSLPRIRSERPAFELHYPHMVQRMREEAHVGSH; from the coding sequence ATGACCGCTGTGGCGCCACGGGTCGACGATTACGTCGCCCCCACACGTCCAGAGCCAACCGGTAACGCGAAGACCGGTTCAAAGGCTTGGGTATTTCTAACCACCACCGACCACAAGCAGCTGGGCATCATGTACTTGATCATGTCCTTCAGCTTCTTCTTCCTCGGTGGCTTTATGGCACTGTTGATCCGCGCGGAGCTGTTCACCCCGGGTCTCCAGTTCTTGTCCAATGAGCAGTTCAACCAGCTGTTCACCATGCACGGCACCGTCATGCTGCTGCTGTTTGCGACCCCAGTCGTGTGGGGCTTTGGTAACTACATCCTGCCGCTGCAGATTGGTGCGCCGGACGTGGCCTTCCCGCGTCTGAACGCCTTCGGCTTCTGGGTTACCCTGCTGGGCGGCACCGTGATGCTGCTGGGCTTCGTTACCCCAGGTGGTGCGGCTGACTTCGGCTGGACCATGTACATGCCGCTGGCTGATGGTGTCCACACCCCGGGCATCGGCGCCGATATGTGGATCGTCGGCGTGGGCGCTACCGGTGTCGGTACCATTGCCTCCGCTGTCAACATGATTACGACCATCCTGACCCTGCGCGCACCGGGCATGACCATGTTCCGCCTGCCGGTCTTCAGCTGGGCAGTATTTACCGCGTCCGCCATCGTGCTGATGATCTTCCCGCTGCTGACCGCTGCGGCACTGGGCGTTCTGTATGACCGCAAGCTGGGCGGCCACATCTACGATTCCGCTAATGGTGGCGGCATCCTGTGGCAGCACCTGTTCTGGTTCTTCGGCCACCCTGAGGTTTACGTCCTCGCGCTGCCGTTCTTCGGCGTTGTGTCTGAGGTCGTTCCGGTCTTCTCCCGCAAGCCGGTCTTCGGCTACATCGGCCTGGTCTTCGCACTGCTGGCCATCGGCTCCCTGTCCATGGCTGTGTGGGCACACCACATGTTCGTCACCGGCGCTATCCTGCTGCCATTCTTCTCCTTCATGACGTTCCTGATTGCGGTTCCAACCGGCGTTAAGTTCTTCAACTGGGTCGGCACCATGTGGAAGGGCCACATCACCTGGGATACCCCGATGATCTTCGCCATGGGCTTCATGGCAACCTTCCTCTTCGGCGGCATGACCGGCGTTATGCTGGCCTCCCCGGCACTGGACTTCCACCTGGCTGAGTCCTACTTCTTGATTGCACACTTCCACTACACCCTGTTCGGTACGGTTGTGTTCTCCGCCTTCGCCGGCCTGTACTTCTGGTTCCCGAAGATGACCGGCCGCATGCTGGACGAGCGTCTGGGCAAAATTCACTTCTGGCTGACCTTCATCGGCTTCCACGGCACCTTCCTGGTCCAGCACTGGGTCGGCAACATGGGTATGCCGCGTCGTTACGCTGACTACCTGGAGTCCGATGGCTTCACGGTCTTCAACCAGATTTCCACCATCTTCTCCTTCGTCCTCGGCGCTTCCGTTATCCCGCTGGTCTGGAACGTATTCAAGTCCTGGCGCTACGGCGAGATCGTCACCGTGGATGACCCATGGGGCTACGGCAACTCCCTCGAGTGGGCAACCTCCTGCCCGCCGCCGCGCCACAACTTCGTGTCGCTGCCGCGTATCCGCTCCGAGCGCCCGGCCTTCGAGCTGCACTACCCGCACATGGTTCAGCGCATGCGCGAAGAAGCACACGTGGGTAGCCACTAA
- a CDS encoding ATP-dependent DNA helicase codes for MSEHADEPLNLDTETLLGKAVDALGGSRREGQVRMATAVSAALEKERHLAVQAGTGTGKSLAYLVPAIRHAMNSGSTVIVSTATLALQRQLVERDLPRLTKALAPVMERTPTFAIMKGRNNYLCMNKIAATPDDPEALIDESEISHRGKAVRRIHEWAQETDTGDRDDLEPGVPDLVWRAVSVTSNECLGASRCPHGPDCFAEEARRAAADVDIVVTNHAMLAIDAVSEANILPEHDVAIIDEAHELDGRITSVSTAEITTRAIKMAANRAKSLGNAGSLSDLAEEFDDLMKIQEPGRWTDLDETSQGHLRALADEFLRVKSLISRVPEGEATDDPEKNAERQNLSNHLSDLAQAVARMLEVFATDDPAKQDDVVWLERDPRSDAETLAVAPLSIAHMLRENLFGEQTVVLTSATLALGGRFDAMAAQWGMPSGTYDTLDAGTPFDPAKSGILYTAKHLPTPGRDGLPKETIDEIYELIMAAGGRTLGLFSSRRAAEEAATALKPRIPFDLFVQGEDSIGALVEKFSQKENSCLFGTLTLWQGVDVPGPACSLVIIDRIPFPRPDDPLMQARAQAADAAGRSGFMEVSANHAALLMAQGAGRLLRHVTDRGVVAVLDNRLEYKRYGSFLKASMPRFWQTTDADTVRGALKRLVAAGRTR; via the coding sequence GTGAGTGAGCACGCAGATGAGCCCCTAAACCTCGACACGGAAACGCTGCTGGGCAAGGCCGTAGACGCGCTGGGCGGCAGCCGGCGCGAAGGCCAGGTGCGCATGGCCACCGCCGTCTCGGCCGCGCTCGAAAAGGAGCGTCACCTAGCTGTGCAGGCCGGTACCGGTACCGGTAAATCCCTGGCCTACTTGGTCCCGGCTATCCGGCATGCGATGAACTCGGGGTCCACTGTCATCGTCTCCACCGCGACGCTGGCCTTACAGCGCCAGCTGGTGGAGCGCGATCTGCCGCGGCTTACTAAGGCCCTCGCCCCTGTCATGGAACGAACGCCCACCTTCGCCATCATGAAGGGCCGCAATAACTACCTGTGCATGAATAAGATTGCGGCTACCCCGGATGACCCAGAAGCTCTTATCGACGAATCCGAGATATCCCACCGCGGCAAGGCCGTGCGGCGCATCCACGAGTGGGCGCAGGAAACCGACACCGGCGACCGCGATGATCTAGAGCCGGGCGTGCCGGACTTGGTGTGGCGAGCGGTATCGGTAACCTCCAACGAGTGCTTGGGCGCCTCGCGCTGCCCGCACGGGCCGGATTGCTTTGCGGAAGAGGCTCGCAGGGCGGCTGCCGACGTCGACATCGTGGTCACCAACCACGCCATGCTCGCCATCGACGCGGTTTCTGAGGCAAATATCTTGCCGGAGCACGACGTCGCCATTATCGATGAGGCTCACGAGCTCGACGGCCGCATCACCTCTGTATCCACCGCGGAGATTACTACCCGCGCCATCAAGATGGCCGCCAACCGCGCGAAGTCGCTGGGAAATGCCGGTAGCCTCTCGGACTTGGCCGAGGAATTTGATGACCTGATGAAAATCCAAGAGCCAGGCCGTTGGACCGACTTGGATGAAACTTCCCAGGGCCACCTGCGCGCGCTTGCCGACGAATTCCTGCGCGTTAAGTCCCTCATTTCTCGCGTCCCAGAAGGCGAAGCCACCGACGATCCGGAGAAAAACGCCGAGCGCCAAAACTTGAGCAACCACCTCTCCGACCTCGCGCAGGCCGTGGCACGCATGCTGGAGGTTTTCGCCACCGATGACCCAGCCAAGCAAGACGACGTCGTCTGGCTCGAGCGCGATCCGCGCAGCGACGCCGAGACCCTCGCCGTGGCTCCCCTCTCCATCGCCCACATGCTGCGCGAGAACCTCTTTGGGGAGCAAACGGTGGTGCTGACCTCGGCCACCCTCGCCCTCGGCGGTCGCTTCGATGCCATGGCCGCCCAGTGGGGCATGCCGAGCGGCACCTACGACACCTTGGATGCGGGCACGCCTTTCGACCCAGCCAAATCCGGCATCCTGTACACCGCCAAACACCTACCCACGCCGGGCCGCGATGGCCTGCCCAAAGAAACCATCGATGAGATCTACGAGCTCATTATGGCCGCCGGCGGGCGCACGCTTGGTCTGTTTTCCTCCCGCCGCGCGGCGGAAGAGGCAGCCACCGCCCTCAAGCCGCGCATCCCCTTTGACCTCTTCGTACAAGGCGAGGATTCCATCGGCGCACTGGTAGAGAAATTCTCCCAGAAGGAAAACTCCTGCCTCTTCGGCACGCTTACCCTGTGGCAGGGCGTGGACGTGCCGGGGCCGGCGTGCTCGCTGGTCATCATCGACCGCATTCCGTTCCCCCGGCCGGATGATCCCCTGATGCAGGCGCGCGCCCAGGCGGCCGATGCTGCGGGCCGCTCCGGATTCATGGAGGTCTCCGCCAACCACGCCGCCTTGCTCATGGCACAGGGCGCAGGCCGCCTGCTGCGCCACGTGACCGACCGCGGCGTGGTGGCCGTGCTCGATAACCGCTTAGAATATAAGCGCTACGGCAGCTTCCTCAAGGCCTCCATGCCACGCTTTTGGCAGACCACCGACGCGGATACGGTGCGCGGCGCGCTTAAGCGATTGGTCGCCGCAGGGCGCACACGGTAG
- the nrdF gene encoding class 1b ribonucleoside-diphosphate reductase subunit beta, which translates to MSHEYDDYVSSHEKPVKAINWNSIPDEKDLEVWDRLTGNFWLPEKVPVSNDLPSWKTLTEKEKETTMRVFTGLTLLDTIQGTVGAISLLPDSQTLHEEAVYTNIAFMESVHAKSYSNIFMTLASTPMINDAFRWSEENENLQKKAKIILSYYKGDDPLKKKVASTLLESFLFYSGFYLPMYFSSRAKLTNTADIIRLIIRDEAVHGYYIGYKFQQAYKQLDEEHQAELKEYTFDLVYDLYDNEIDYTEDLYDDLGWTEDVKRFLRYNANKALNNLGFEGLFPADETRVSPAILSSLSPNADENHDFFSGSGSSYVIGKAEDTTDDDWDF; encoded by the coding sequence GTGTCGCACGAGTACGATGACTACGTTTCTAGTCATGAAAAGCCAGTTAAGGCCATTAACTGGAATAGCATCCCGGATGAAAAGGACCTCGAGGTTTGGGATCGCCTCACCGGTAATTTCTGGCTGCCAGAAAAGGTCCCCGTCTCCAATGACCTGCCCAGCTGGAAGACGCTGACGGAGAAGGAAAAGGAAACCACCATGCGGGTCTTTACCGGCCTGACGCTGCTGGATACCATCCAGGGCACAGTGGGTGCGATTTCCCTCCTTCCGGATTCCCAGACTCTGCATGAGGAAGCGGTCTACACCAATATCGCCTTCATGGAGTCCGTGCACGCCAAGTCCTATTCCAATATCTTTATGACCCTGGCGTCCACGCCGATGATCAACGATGCCTTCCGCTGGTCCGAAGAGAACGAGAACCTGCAGAAGAAGGCAAAGATCATCTTGTCCTACTACAAGGGCGATGATCCGCTGAAGAAGAAGGTAGCCTCCACGCTGCTGGAGTCCTTCCTGTTCTACTCCGGCTTCTACCTGCCGATGTACTTCTCCTCCCGCGCGAAGCTCACCAACACCGCCGATATCATCCGCCTGATCATCCGAGATGAGGCTGTGCATGGCTACTACATTGGCTATAAGTTCCAGCAGGCGTATAAGCAGCTGGATGAAGAGCACCAGGCGGAGCTGAAGGAATACACCTTCGACTTGGTCTATGACCTCTATGACAATGAGATCGACTACACCGAGGATCTCTACGATGACCTGGGCTGGACCGAGGACGTTAAGCGCTTCCTGCGCTATAACGCCAATAAGGCACTGAATAACTTGGGCTTCGAGGGGCTCTTCCCGGCCGATGAGACCCGCGTTTCCCCGGCTATCTTGTCCTCGTTGTCGCCGAACGCCGACGAGAACCATGACTTCTTCTCTGGTTCGGGTTCGTCCTATGTCATCGGCAAGGCTGAGGACACCACGGATGATGACTGGGACTTCTAA